A window of the Polaribacter batillariae genome harbors these coding sequences:
- a CDS encoding aminopeptidase, producing the protein MLQIQQEIVYFNDSNTELNSIFLHNWANSFKGRETPLSKRFIEDFRKDLYFSKEEDLGYSKIKNISIDFNNSIYKELEKQQDILEVYLAQPLKPQKSVRINITYIVKIPNAKFTGYGKNDNGYHLRYWYITPAVYKEGWQIMSNLNLDDLFENSTSFDISIKTPNDLILESSLQQHKSKTSNTTVYNLYGKNKKDVILSFQKTPTFKKFSTNAHSIYTDVLVDELNRNLTEDVLNREIRFLKSFLGKFPIEKIFIDKATQSKNPVYGLTQLPDFINPYSDIFRYDIKMFKAISKRYLEQTLLINERKEYWLLDGLQNYLMLEYVNKFYPDIKLLGKASDTWFLKRYNISKLKFNEKYPFIYQFTARKFLDQSLTTSADSLSNFNRKIVSKYKAGLGFSYLKGYLGGNVLDKSIYNFYQENKLKITCAADFKEMLSKNTNKDINWFFEDYLRTNKKIDYTIDDVKEEKDSLKVVIKNKRNITTPIAFYGLKNKKIKLKKWFTNIDSTKTITVPKGEFDQLVLNYENIYPEYNTLDNWYSTEKKLFNKPFKFTLIKDVKAPNYNQLFYQPNVGYNFYDGLILGMKFHNKPLIKRNLEFRIAPAYALKSQMINGSFSILYNQFFEETSIYKITYGIAGNTLQYAPDLSYSSLNPFIDIQFKRKSLRDASSEFIRAKVVHIDKEVSPLEVKTEQDNYSVFSLSYNYINPDIIKELRYNFSTEFSENFSKAAIDLRYRKLTSTDTQLDFRVFAGAFLHNNSKGDYFSFGLDRANDYLFQLNYYGRSEASGIFSQQFIITEGGFKSVLPTRFANQYMLSLNSSIGLWRWVEFYNDVAFLKNRNERLFFGYENGIRLNFIHNIFEIYFPLYSNNGWEITQAAYPQKIRFTFTGDLKRIYNFFRRGFF; encoded by the coding sequence ATGCTACAAATACAACAAGAAATTGTGTATTTTAACGATTCTAATACAGAACTAAACAGTATTTTTTTGCACAACTGGGCAAATAGTTTTAAAGGTAGAGAAACACCACTTTCTAAACGTTTTATAGAAGATTTTAGAAAAGATTTATACTTTTCTAAAGAAGAAGATTTAGGCTATTCTAAAATCAAAAATATTTCTATCGACTTTAATAACAGTATTTATAAAGAGCTAGAAAAACAACAAGATATTCTCGAAGTATATTTAGCACAACCTTTAAAACCTCAAAAAAGTGTTCGAATTAACATTACTTATATTGTAAAAATTCCGAATGCAAAATTTACAGGTTATGGAAAAAACGACAATGGATATCATTTAAGATACTGGTACATAACACCTGCAGTTTACAAAGAGGGTTGGCAAATAATGAGCAATCTTAACCTAGACGATTTATTTGAAAACAGTACCAGTTTCGATATATCTATAAAAACACCAAACGATCTTATTTTAGAAAGTAGTTTACAACAGCATAAAAGTAAAACGTCTAATACAACTGTTTACAACTTGTATGGTAAAAATAAAAAAGATGTTATTTTAAGTTTTCAGAAAACACCAACTTTTAAAAAGTTCTCTACAAATGCTCACAGCATTTATACAGATGTTTTAGTAGATGAATTAAATAGAAATTTAACAGAAGACGTTCTAAATAGAGAAATTCGATTTTTAAAGAGCTTCTTAGGTAAATTTCCTATTGAAAAAATCTTTATAGACAAAGCCACCCAAAGTAAAAACCCTGTTTACGGACTAACACAATTGCCCGATTTTATAAACCCATATTCCGATATTTTTAGATACGACATAAAAATGTTTAAAGCCATTTCTAAAAGATATTTAGAACAAACTCTCTTAATAAACGAAAGAAAAGAATATTGGCTATTAGATGGTTTGCAAAATTATTTAATGTTAGAATATGTAAACAAATTTTATCCAGACATTAAGTTATTAGGAAAAGCTTCAGACACCTGGTTTTTAAAGAGGTATAATATTTCTAAATTAAAATTTAACGAAAAATACCCATTTATTTACCAATTTACAGCAAGAAAATTTTTAGATCAATCTTTAACAACTTCTGCAGATTCTTTATCTAACTTTAACAGAAAAATAGTTAGTAAATATAAAGCTGGCTTAGGTTTTAGTTATTTAAAAGGCTATTTAGGAGGCAATGTTTTAGACAAAAGTATTTACAATTTTTACCAAGAGAATAAACTTAAAATAACTTGCGCAGCAGATTTTAAAGAGATGCTATCAAAAAACACCAACAAAGATATCAATTGGTTTTTTGAAGACTATTTGCGTACCAATAAAAAAATTGATTACACGATTGACGATGTAAAAGAAGAAAAAGACAGCTTAAAAGTTGTCATTAAAAATAAACGAAACATTACAACTCCTATTGCTTTTTATGGATTGAAAAATAAAAAAATAAAACTTAAAAAGTGGTTTACAAACATCGATTCTACAAAAACAATCACAGTTCCAAAAGGCGAATTTGATCAATTAGTGCTAAACTACGAAAACATTTACCCCGAATACAATACTTTAGACAATTGGTATAGTACAGAGAAAAAACTCTTTAACAAACCTTTTAAATTCACTTTAATAAAAGACGTTAAAGCACCAAATTACAATCAGTTATTTTATCAACCTAATGTAGGTTATAACTTTTACGACGGTCTAATTTTAGGGATGAAATTCCATAACAAACCACTTATAAAAAGAAATTTAGAGTTTAGAATAGCACCTGCTTATGCCTTAAAAAGTCAAATGATAAATGGCTCTTTTTCTATTTTATACAATCAGTTTTTCGAAGAAACCAGCATTTACAAAATAACCTACGGAATTGCAGGAAATACTTTGCAATATGCTCCAGATTTATCTTACAGTTCTTTAAATCCGTTTATAGACATTCAATTTAAAAGAAAATCGTTAAGAGATGCCAGTAGCGAATTTATTCGTGCGAAAGTGGTTCATATAGACAAGGAAGTTTCTCCATTAGAGGTAAAAACAGAACAAGATAATTACAGTGTTTTTAGTCTGAGCTACAACTACATTAACCCAGATATTATTAAAGAATTAAGATACAATTTTAGCACAGAGTTTTCAGAAAACTTTTCGAAAGCAGCTATAGACTTAAGATACCGCAAATTAACCTCAACAGATACCCAACTAGACTTTAGAGTTTTTGCAGGTGCTTTTTTACATAACAATTCTAAAGGAGATTATTTTAGTTTTGGTTTAGACAGAGCAAACGATTATTTATTTCAACTTAATTATTATGGTCGTTCTGAGGCATCAGGAATTTTTAGTCAGCAATTTATAATTACAGAAGGTGGTTTTAAATCGGTTTTACCCACCAGATTTGCCAACCAATACATGCTCTCTTTAAATTCTAGCATTGGCTTGTGGAGATGGGTAGAATTTTATAATGATGTTGCTTTCTTAAAAAACAGAAACGAACGTTTGTTTTTTGGTTACGAAAACGGAATTCGCCTAAATTTTATTCATAATATTTTCGAAATTTATTTTCCTCTTTATTCTAACAACGGTTGGGAAATTACCCAAGCAGCTTACCCTCAAAAAATACGCTTTACTTTTACTGGAGATTTAAAAAGGATTTACAACTTTTTTAGACGTGGTTTCTTCTAA
- a CDS encoding TIGR00730 family Rossman fold protein, which produces MTNDDRKIREKLEQKTWNEIKTNDSWAIFKIMAEFVDGYEKLSKIGPCVSIFGSARTKPDHPYYKLAEEIAFKLTQNGYGVITGGGPGIMEAGNKGANRGKGTSVGLNIELPFEQHDNPWIDPGKSLDFDYFFVRKVMFVKYSQGFICMPGGFGTMDELFEAITLIQTKKIGRFPIILVGTKFWSGLLDWVKDTLLTEKNIGLEDLKLFRVVDTADEAIEHLNKFYAKYQLKPNF; this is translated from the coding sequence ATGACGAACGACGATAGAAAAATACGTGAGAAATTAGAGCAAAAAACTTGGAATGAAATAAAAACCAACGACTCTTGGGCCATTTTTAAAATTATGGCAGAATTTGTAGATGGTTATGAAAAACTGAGTAAAATTGGCCCTTGTGTATCTATTTTTGGGTCTGCTAGAACAAAACCAGATCATCCTTATTATAAATTGGCAGAAGAAATTGCCTTTAAATTAACACAAAATGGTTACGGAGTTATTACTGGTGGTGGACCAGGAATTATGGAAGCTGGTAACAAAGGTGCCAATAGAGGAAAAGGAACTTCTGTTGGTTTAAATATAGAATTGCCTTTCGAACAACACGACAATCCGTGGATAGACCCAGGTAAAAGTTTAGATTTCGATTACTTTTTCGTTCGTAAAGTAATGTTTGTAAAATATTCTCAAGGTTTTATTTGTATGCCTGGGGGCTTTGGAACCATGGACGAGCTTTTTGAAGCAATTACCTTAATTCAAACCAAAAAAATTGGACGCTTTCCTATTATTTTAGTGGGTACAAAATTTTGGAGTGGCTTATTAGACTGGGTAAAAGACACTTTATTAACCGAGAAAAATATTGGTTTAGAAGATTTAAAATTATTTAGAGTGGTAGATACTGCAGACGAAGCAATTGAACATCTAAATAAATTCTATGCAAAATATCAATTAAAACCAAACTTCTAA